One genomic segment of Desulfovibrio sp. UCD-KL4C includes these proteins:
- a CDS encoding type II secretion system protein J encodes MSTSFAEMQCPRHRQAGFSLVEVLIGLVLSGLLMSMVAMVLGQSITNNEVVRSNVSLSSRMFTLRRILHRDLQNREIGGMIGIEGNGFTILSKNNLLEDGAVTVNVDWDFSGNMVRRSEHSKDIKYESSFQLLRGVTTWSLEFLDGKDNSWISAMQYKARPLNLKSKVKAMRLNLSFEDGQHILIVERIPYVYE; translated from the coding sequence ATGAGTACTAGTTTTGCTGAAATGCAGTGTCCTCGTCACCGTCAGGCAGGGTTTTCGCTTGTTGAGGTGTTGATAGGGTTAGTGCTCTCAGGATTGCTGATGAGCATGGTTGCAATGGTTTTGGGTCAATCCATAACAAACAATGAAGTAGTGCGTTCCAATGTCAGCCTTTCTTCTCGCATGTTTACGCTTCGGCGTATTCTACATCGTGATTTACAGAACAGGGAGATTGGAGGGATGATAGGGATTGAAGGTAATGGTTTTACTATACTCTCTAAAAATAATCTTCTTGAGGACGGGGCTGTCACTGTAAATGTGGATTGGGATTTTTCTGGGAATATGGTTCGTAGAAGTGAACACTCAAAGGATATTAAATATGAAAGTTCATTTCAACTTTTGCGTGGCGTGACCACATGGTCTTTAGAATTTTTAGATGGAAAAGATAATTCCTGGATTTCTGCTATGCAGTACAAAGCAAGGCCTCTGAATTTAAAGTCTAAAGTAAAGGCCATGCGGTTGAATCTGTCATTTGAAGACGGGCAGCATATTTTGATTGTTGAAAGGATTCCTTATGTCTATGAATAA
- a CDS encoding class I SAM-dependent methyltransferase, with protein MILNNILSYAKCVLLEVLDHGSIAIDATVGNGYDTVFLAQQVGRDGRVFGFDVQKDAIEQTREKLNEECLPNNWKLFHQGHEDMLDVVPKKYHGKISVVVFNLGFLPGSDKSVVTKAETTLKALDSSLKLLAVGGIICLAIYAGHPGGEEEDVAVREFCSTLDYHSVRVIQSEMTNKPGFPIRLLFLAKLK; from the coding sequence ATGATACTTAATAATATTCTATCATACGCAAAGTGTGTTCTTCTTGAAGTGCTTGATCACGGCTCTATCGCAATTGATGCTACTGTTGGAAATGGCTATGACACTGTCTTTCTTGCTCAGCAGGTCGGGCGTGACGGGCGTGTTTTCGGCTTTGACGTACAAAAGGATGCGATTGAGCAGACTCGTGAAAAGCTTAATGAAGAATGTCTTCCTAATAATTGGAAGCTGTTTCATCAAGGCCATGAGGATATGCTTGATGTTGTTCCTAAAAAATATCACGGCAAGATCAGTGTTGTGGTCTTTAATTTAGGATTTCTCCCGGGAAGTGATAAGAGTGTTGTGACAAAAGCGGAAACGACCTTGAAAGCTCTTGATTCCTCACTTAAACTACTTGCTGTCGGCGGAATTATCTGTCTCGCCATTTACGCAGGACACCCTGGAGGAGAAGAAGAGGATGTCGCTGTTCGTGAATTTTGCAGTACTCTTGATTATCATTCCGTAAGGGTTATTCAGAGCGAAATGACCAATAAGCCCGGGTTTCCCATCAGACTTTTATTTTTGGCGAAGCTTAAGTAA
- a CDS encoding ATP-binding protein, producing MRSNHNKLESDKNLSYRETLHSFCEKIFSSTKNGGWRLPLLAVFYIFAYILFDLNVDDPIRHYIFCIVLVVSSLYFSWRIGGRETMTYVGFFNIFFAFIFSRLLYMTGKFSSKLFLSRSFMVLYVITVIFMFIMTKRKSPADAEKIAREKSIKEEQQKRRQLELMVATEKLTGDMIVQANMVKDELMVLQNSWKSQIHTIINDLPKVKERELYNQIVTPFEESIIEHLRGLENRLSFKPQLIPLDELAELLKENLENDQKKFQKRLEASFDFTGWKGRVEEIFIDRYKTWEILLNLLRNSQTAMELRQIELLRQRSNEFKTYVPRLAVIADVVDKNARIRITDTGGGIVDDNLQDLFKKAVPSSKRKGKAMGQGTLFVKFFGDNMGFEISASNTDSLGSKGLEVCILIPLGTFGPAGAFPAGETA from the coding sequence ATGAGAAGCAATCATAACAAATTAGAATCCGATAAAAATCTCAGTTATAGAGAAACCCTTCATAGTTTTTGCGAAAAAATATTCAGCTCAACTAAAAACGGGGGATGGCGACTGCCGCTTCTGGCTGTCTTCTATATATTCGCGTACATCCTTTTTGATTTAAACGTAGACGATCCTATCCGGCATTATATTTTCTGCATAGTTTTAGTAGTTTCCAGTCTCTATTTTTCATGGCGTATCGGGGGTAGAGAAACCATGACTTACGTTGGTTTCTTTAATATCTTCTTTGCTTTCATTTTTTCACGCCTACTTTATATGACGGGGAAATTCTCTTCAAAATTATTTTTAAGCCGCTCTTTCATGGTCTTATATGTCATAACCGTCATTTTCATGTTTATAATGACTAAACGAAAATCCCCAGCAGATGCAGAAAAAATTGCCAGAGAGAAATCAATTAAAGAAGAACAGCAAAAACGCAGACAGCTGGAACTCATGGTAGCCACTGAAAAACTCACTGGAGACATGATAGTACAGGCAAATATGGTTAAGGATGAATTGATGGTTCTTCAAAATTCTTGGAAATCACAAATTCATACAATAATCAACGACCTTCCAAAAGTGAAAGAAAGGGAACTGTATAACCAGATTGTAACTCCTTTTGAAGAAAGCATAATCGAACATTTACGGGGACTTGAAAACAGATTATCATTTAAACCGCAATTAATACCCCTTGACGAACTGGCTGAGCTACTTAAAGAAAACTTAGAAAATGACCAGAAAAAATTCCAAAAAAGGCTTGAAGCCTCCTTCGATTTTACCGGCTGGAAAGGAAGAGTAGAAGAAATTTTCATTGATCGGTATAAGACATGGGAGATACTGCTAAATCTTTTGCGAAACAGCCAGACTGCAATGGAACTGCGGCAGATAGAACTGCTACGCCAAAGAAGTAATGAATTTAAAACATACGTTCCCAGACTTGCTGTAATTGCGGATGTTGTTGACAAAAACGCGCGAATAAGAATTACGGATACAGGTGGCGGCATTGTAGATGACAATCTGCAAGATCTTTTTAAAAAAGCGGTTCCTTCATCCAAACGAAAGGGAAAGGCTATGGGACAGGGAACTCTTTTTGTAAAATTTTTCGGAGATAACATGGGATTTGAAATCTCAGCTTCAAACACTGACTCTCTTGGCTCAAAAGGCCTAGAAGTTTGTATACTTATACCTCTAGGGACATTCGGTCCCGCAGGGGCTTTTCCCGCAGGAGAAACAGCATGA
- the gspG gene encoding type II secretion system major pseudopilin GspG produces MKERKKSVLEINKNQRGFSLIELMIVIVILGLLASMLVPKIMDRPNEARVTKAKMDMKALDSALKLYKLDTGRYPTTEQGLMALIKKPDTRPVPRNYRKGGYLDSTTAPVDPWGYDYIYRSPGEEDRDYEIISLGADGMDGGEDFDADIRSWE; encoded by the coding sequence ATGAAAGAAAGAAAAAAAAGTGTTTTAGAAATTAATAAGAATCAGCGTGGATTCAGTCTTATTGAATTGATGATTGTTATTGTTATCTTAGGCCTTTTGGCATCTATGCTTGTTCCTAAAATTATGGATAGACCTAACGAAGCAAGAGTTACTAAAGCTAAGATGGATATGAAAGCGCTCGATTCAGCCTTGAAGCTCTATAAACTTGACACAGGTAGATATCCTACCACTGAACAAGGTCTTATGGCTTTGATTAAAAAGCCCGATACCCGTCCGGTTCCTCGCAACTATCGTAAAGGTGGGTATCTTGATTCCACCACTGCTCCTGTTGATCCTTGGGGATATGATTATATCTACAGAAGTCCAGGTGAAGAAGACCGCGACTACGAAATTATATCTCTTGGCGCTGATGGAATGGATGGCGGAGAAGATTTTGACGCAGACATCAGAAGCTGGGAATAG
- a CDS encoding type II secretion system F family protein: MPTYQYRAVTNSGKKTKGFVEASSQSKAFATLQGKGLMPLRLEQVKSNQGKTSSSKSFTSSLTIGGKIRLGESFYYLGILIQSGTALAQSLDMMSRMTSGFASRIWMEIRDAVQSGESFSSCLDKYPKLFPPVYVGMVQVAESVGKLGDVLENIAKYEEERAEVSGRLMTAMVYPCVILLIGLGAVYFLLSEVLPKITGIFQASKTDLPTSTKIVVALGNTLGDLGIMALIVPVVIIFALISAYKSVPSFREKVDAMLWKLPLVQKSTLARFSGILGFQLDSGIPLVQGMESSAKAVKSSFFKKKIAEAKEEVATGRTLSAVFAEQKIYPDIYILTLTAGQKSGQLGKFLQRMGTIFERDVDNFMKRVVALAEPMLLLFIGMLIAFIVVAIMGPIFDLTTLVQ, translated from the coding sequence ATGCCGACTTATCAATATAGAGCCGTAACAAATTCAGGCAAGAAAACGAAAGGATTTGTTGAAGCCTCCTCTCAGTCAAAAGCTTTTGCAACATTGCAAGGCAAAGGACTCATGCCCCTAAGGCTGGAGCAGGTTAAATCCAATCAGGGTAAAACTTCATCCTCCAAGTCATTCACATCATCACTGACAATCGGTGGTAAAATAAGACTTGGGGAATCTTTTTATTACCTAGGGATATTAATACAAAGCGGAACAGCTTTAGCTCAATCACTGGACATGATGTCCCGCATGACATCAGGCTTTGCAAGCCGTATATGGATGGAAATCAGAGACGCTGTTCAATCAGGAGAAAGCTTTTCCTCCTGTCTGGATAAATACCCGAAGCTCTTCCCTCCTGTATATGTCGGGATGGTTCAAGTTGCCGAATCAGTTGGTAAACTTGGTGATGTTCTGGAAAATATTGCCAAGTATGAAGAAGAACGCGCAGAGGTCAGCGGCAGACTCATGACCGCCATGGTTTATCCATGTGTAATCCTGCTGATAGGACTCGGCGCTGTTTATTTTCTACTTTCCGAAGTTCTTCCAAAAATTACCGGAATTTTTCAAGCTTCAAAGACTGACCTGCCAACATCCACCAAAATAGTTGTGGCCCTCGGCAATACTCTTGGTGACCTTGGAATCATGGCTCTTATTGTCCCTGTTGTAATAATTTTTGCTTTAATAAGCGCATACAAATCAGTTCCGTCTTTCAGAGAAAAAGTTGATGCGATGCTCTGGAAACTTCCTCTGGTTCAAAAAAGCACTCTTGCCCGTTTCTCAGGAATATTAGGATTCCAGCTGGATTCTGGAATACCACTTGTTCAGGGAATGGAAAGTTCCGCTAAAGCTGTAAAGTCATCATTTTTCAAGAAAAAAATTGCAGAAGCAAAAGAAGAAGTCGCCACAGGGCGAACTTTAAGCGCCGTTTTTGCAGAACAAAAAATCTACCCCGACATCTACATATTAACTCTCACCGCCGGACAAAAATCAGGGCAGCTCGGCAAGTTTCTGCAACGCATGGGAACCATTTTCGAACGCGATGTAGATAACTTTATGAAACGAGTCGTTGCTCTTGCTGAACCAATGCTTTTGCTGTTCATCGGTATGCTCATAGCTTTTATCGTTGTCGCAATTATGGGCCCGATTTTCGACCTGACGACTCTCGTACAATAG
- a CDS encoding general secretion pathway protein GspK, with protein sequence MSMNNKHEQSKGVVLVLVLVIFMALSSLTLMTIEVSSRGAAEASRMRGEYEAHFAAEEVLSLVYRQLRDDKTPFSDSSKDKWAKKWKSNGVSYTIRPCNGKINFNKLAEMEDQKKIVFIMKSILPTGLDVSRLLGSLGNWVGKKTNSALEKMDRLYYATQSPSYEPANRNFKTPEEILLVSGWRNFNRKWVGDTFTVWGEGKLNINFVSRDTLLAFFPELGPKIDSIIHWRDSRGFTDLSQVISVAGIMADSDLYRDMLNFLTVKSNYFEVLVTAEASGCKVIKRYIIARPENFQNRPPKLIFQSDVSVTFPEVNN encoded by the coding sequence ATGTCTATGAATAATAAACATGAGCAATCAAAAGGTGTTGTGTTAGTTCTTGTCCTAGTTATTTTTATGGCCCTTTCGAGTTTGACTTTGATGACGATTGAGGTCAGCTCGCGCGGAGCTGCGGAAGCTTCACGAATGCGCGGAGAATATGAAGCTCATTTTGCTGCAGAAGAGGTTTTATCTCTTGTTTATAGGCAACTTCGCGATGATAAAACTCCGTTTTCAGATTCATCTAAAGATAAATGGGCTAAGAAGTGGAAGTCTAATGGTGTTTCCTATACAATAAGACCTTGTAATGGAAAAATAAATTTTAATAAACTGGCTGAGATGGAAGATCAGAAGAAAATTGTTTTCATAATGAAAAGTATTCTTCCAACCGGCCTTGATGTTTCCAGACTGCTTGGAAGTTTGGGGAATTGGGTTGGTAAAAAGACTAATTCTGCTTTAGAAAAAATGGATAGACTTTACTATGCTACGCAGTCACCTTCATATGAACCTGCGAATCGTAATTTTAAAACTCCAGAAGAAATTTTGCTTGTAAGCGGGTGGCGTAATTTTAATAGAAAATGGGTCGGTGATACATTTACGGTATGGGGTGAGGGAAAGCTTAATATTAATTTTGTATCTCGTGACACTTTGCTGGCCTTTTTTCCTGAATTAGGGCCGAAAATAGACAGTATTATTCATTGGAGAGATTCAAGAGGGTTTACAGATTTAAGCCAGGTTATTTCCGTTGCAGGAATTATGGCGGACTCGGACCTTTATAGGGATATGTTGAATTTTCTTACAGTAAAGTCTAATTATTTTGAAGTTCTTGTTACTGCTGAAGCTAGCGGTTGCAAGGTGATTAAGCGTTATATTATTGCACGACCTGAAAATTTTCAGAACCGTCCTCCAAAGCTTATATTTCAAAGTGATGTTTCGGTTACTTTCCCTGAAGTTAATAATTAG
- a CDS encoding type II secretory pathway component PulC-like protein produces MELKNTKFPAWIWPLVFGLAVAYFASSYIPLPAPTAPIMGESFTTSAVDKIAKESSVILEHNILGLDNPAEIQKKATVTPSTWALVGILTGEVDMAVFRIKNETIIMREGEEHEGWTLAEIKPQYVLWKFGREEKKIAMWDQVQSLKLVRGKTNKLVIDKTEASAVLDDPNAFLSQALFKPNSHNGKTQGFRITNIKRNSMLRKLGLEDGDVLMRINGEMITGPTKLLQVYGSMAGASAIYIDVERKGQILSLVVELK; encoded by the coding sequence ATGGAGCTTAAAAACACTAAATTTCCGGCATGGATATGGCCGCTCGTTTTCGGACTTGCGGTTGCATACTTTGCTTCTTCGTATATCCCATTGCCGGCGCCTACAGCTCCGATTATGGGAGAATCTTTCACAACATCTGCGGTCGATAAAATAGCTAAAGAATCATCTGTAATCCTTGAACACAACATTTTAGGTCTTGATAACCCTGCTGAAATTCAAAAAAAAGCAACCGTAACACCAAGCACATGGGCACTTGTCGGTATATTGACCGGCGAAGTGGATATGGCTGTATTTAGAATAAAGAATGAAACTATTATCATGCGTGAGGGGGAAGAGCACGAAGGATGGACTCTTGCGGAAATTAAACCTCAGTATGTTCTCTGGAAATTCGGGCGCGAAGAAAAGAAAATTGCCATGTGGGATCAAGTCCAAAGTTTAAAGCTGGTTCGTGGTAAAACTAATAAGCTGGTTATTGATAAAACAGAAGCTTCTGCGGTGCTAGATGATCCTAATGCGTTTCTCAGTCAGGCTCTTTTTAAGCCGAACTCTCATAACGGCAAAACTCAAGGATTCCGTATTACGAACATCAAGCGTAATTCGATGCTTCGCAAACTCGGACTTGAAGATGGTGATGTTCTGATGCGTATCAACGGTGAAATGATCACCGGCCCCACCAAGCTTCTTCAGGTATACGGGTCCATGGCTGGCGCATCTGCAATCTATATTGATGTGGAACGTAAAGGCCAAATTTTATCACTCGTTGTGGAACTCAAGTAG
- a CDS encoding SIS domain-containing protein: MTDKQLSDFIKRGREVLAIEEQGLAAIRKNLDLNFAKAVEMLAACKGRVIITGLGKSGLVGRKIAATMSSTGTPSFFLHPVEGAHGDLGMVRPDDVVIAISNSGETDELNSLLPAIRSFETKIISITSNSNSTMGYLSDVVIESKVPCEACSHGLAPTSSTTAALALGDALAVCLMDHKDFNSIDFKKFHPGGTLGRRLTLCISELMHTDNVPSAPDNSSLSEALSILDEGKLGLVALTSQENKLSGVITDGDIRRLVCSGKLNPTDQAFEVMAKNPLRVTPDMSAAQALDLMEAKEITVLPVVDEEGKISGMIHLHDLLGKGRLKFAENTRG; this comes from the coding sequence ATGACGGATAAACAATTGTCTGACTTCATTAAGCGTGGCCGCGAGGTTTTAGCTATTGAAGAGCAAGGGCTTGCAGCCATACGTAAGAATCTGGATCTAAACTTTGCAAAGGCTGTTGAGATGCTGGCCGCATGCAAAGGCCGCGTAATAATAACAGGGCTTGGTAAGTCCGGCCTTGTCGGCCGTAAAATCGCTGCGACCATGTCCAGCACTGGAACTCCTTCCTTTTTCCTGCATCCTGTTGAAGGAGCGCACGGAGATCTGGGAATGGTGAGACCGGATGACGTGGTCATAGCGATATCCAACAGCGGAGAAACGGACGAATTAAACTCTCTGCTTCCGGCAATCCGTTCCTTTGAAACTAAAATTATTTCTATTACTTCCAACAGCAACTCAACAATGGGCTATCTTTCCGATGTCGTAATTGAATCGAAAGTTCCTTGTGAGGCTTGTTCACATGGTCTAGCTCCTACATCCAGCACCACTGCAGCCTTGGCGCTTGGTGACGCATTAGCTGTCTGTCTGATGGATCACAAAGATTTCAACAGCATCGATTTTAAAAAATTCCATCCAGGCGGAACCCTTGGACGCAGGTTGACTCTTTGCATAAGCGAACTGATGCACACAGACAATGTTCCGTCCGCTCCTGACAACAGTTCCTTGTCTGAGGCTTTAAGTATTCTTGATGAAGGAAAACTAGGACTTGTTGCTCTTACTTCGCAAGAAAACAAACTGTCTGGAGTCATTACCGACGGCGATATCCGCAGGTTAGTATGTTCCGGCAAACTAAACCCGACTGATCAGGCCTTTGAAGTTATGGCTAAAAACCCACTGAGGGTAACACCGGACATGTCCGCGGCTCAAGCGCTTGATTTAATGGAAGCTAAAGAGATTACAGTTCTTCCCGTTGTAGATGAAGAAGGAAAAATTTCAGGCATGATCCATCTCCATGATCTGCTTGGCAAAGGCAGACTCAAATTTGCGGAAAACACGAGAGGGTAA
- a CDS encoding WD40 repeat domain-containing protein yields MKKNFALFFIISLMIVFSGCFGPGKSTQTPGEPTVVSDDSLDVAHLIGNKPDTISELVQFSASQQYSSLDSIYNRPPEGMTGNYYVQLSEGNEIVNLAENVTVLVQKENVLAEGFKNGLIRIYGGPGCSAVQTSSDPVNDISWFPDSPVLAATSGNNPFVEVFNVKTCSRVLTADVNSTINKFAVSPKGSWLAVIDKARRLWVGPPVGPFTQIHRFIREPLTLSFSDEEGILMAVDVTGELIMWSPLKGVQIFRNKIEGGPFSSVKSDGPYLDITTETGERFRWDVAQRVRSAYSESEKNFKLKNGVVSYISPRKRLSRKVFFKPVVIEVSKSPSAKAFRVNDIDGEMRYYSSVTGEPLEGIQDLADWKNVSVGNDYSFSERGRSFILAEPIAQREFQRLYCRFIPSKGYFLWWNKVARPDDYFRSRGMVPSRLGISKDSPLKWKSLEAGKIDIRDIN; encoded by the coding sequence ATGAAAAAAAATTTTGCTTTATTTTTTATAATATCTTTAATGATTGTTTTTTCAGGATGTTTCGGTCCCGGAAAATCTACTCAGACTCCAGGGGAGCCCACTGTTGTTTCCGATGACAGCCTTGATGTTGCTCACCTTATCGGGAATAAACCAGATACTATTTCCGAACTGGTACAGTTTTCTGCTTCCCAGCAATATTCATCATTAGACAGTATTTACAATCGTCCTCCTGAAGGAATGACCGGAAACTATTATGTACAGCTTAGCGAAGGCAATGAAATTGTTAATCTAGCTGAAAATGTAACAGTTCTTGTTCAAAAGGAAAATGTTCTTGCGGAAGGCTTTAAGAACGGACTTATCAGAATCTATGGAGGCCCTGGTTGCTCTGCTGTCCAAACCTCTTCTGACCCTGTTAACGATATTTCATGGTTCCCTGATTCTCCGGTTTTAGCTGCAACATCAGGAAATAATCCTTTTGTGGAAGTTTTTAACGTTAAAACCTGTTCACGGGTTTTAACGGCTGATGTTAACAGTACTATCAATAAGTTTGCCGTTTCTCCTAAAGGTTCGTGGCTTGCTGTAATTGATAAAGCACGCAGGTTGTGGGTTGGTCCTCCTGTTGGTCCTTTTACACAGATTCACCGATTTATTCGGGAGCCGCTTACGCTTTCTTTTTCCGATGAGGAAGGAATTTTGATGGCAGTCGATGTCACTGGTGAGCTCATTATGTGGAGTCCGCTCAAGGGAGTTCAAATCTTTAGGAATAAAATTGAAGGCGGGCCTTTTTCATCCGTTAAATCTGACGGGCCGTATCTTGATATAACAACAGAAACCGGAGAGCGTTTTCGCTGGGATGTCGCGCAGAGAGTCCGGTCTGCATATAGTGAAAGTGAGAAGAATTTTAAATTAAAAAATGGGGTTGTATCATATATTTCTCCTCGAAAGAGGCTTTCACGAAAAGTCTTTTTCAAACCTGTAGTAATTGAAGTCTCAAAGTCCCCATCTGCGAAAGCTTTTCGGGTTAATGACATTGATGGAGAGATGCGATACTACTCGTCTGTTACCGGGGAACCCCTTGAAGGGATTCAGGATCTTGCAGATTGGAAAAATGTTAGCGTTGGTAACGATTATTCTTTTTCTGAAAGAGGGCGCTCTTTTATTTTGGCTGAACCAATTGCGCAACGTGAATTTCAACGGTTATATTGTAGGTTTATACCAAGTAAGGGGTATTTCCTTTGGTGGAATAAAGTCGCAAGGCCGGATGATTATTTCAGGTCACGCGGTATGGTTCCAAGCCGTTTAGGAATTTCGAAGGATTCTCCTTTGAAATGGAAATCTCTTGAGGCCGGAAAAATAGATATTCGGGATATTAATTAA
- a CDS encoding prepilin-type N-terminal cleavage/methylation domain-containing protein — translation MPDKNGFSLIEIIVALTIAATLSITFLGVQRQSALMAQISKDSWDVLNLSQDILAHKYPDGLAMVSSGWIPWPGPPEGDFRVGLETISSIGVGYYLIETKSGGYTLAWKVYRVSHKTRNQR, via the coding sequence TTGCCGGACAAAAACGGTTTTTCACTCATAGAAATTATAGTTGCTTTGACAATTGCTGCAACTCTTTCCATTACATTTTTAGGAGTGCAACGGCAAAGTGCTTTGATGGCTCAAATATCGAAAGATTCATGGGATGTTTTGAATCTGTCACAAGATATTCTTGCTCACAAGTACCCTGATGGTCTGGCAATGGTTTCTTCTGGATGGATTCCATGGCCCGGGCCTCCCGAAGGAGATTTTAGAGTCGGACTTGAAACTATTTCTTCAATAGGTGTCGGTTATTACTTAATAGAGACAAAGAGCGGTGGCTACACCTTGGCGTGGAAAGTCTACCGTGTTTCTCACAAGACTCGGAACCAACGATGA
- a CDS encoding response regulator, giving the protein MSPVQEQLFFVLADDDPRLHEYTVSILREAGLLEKHESFYDPISFLAFLKESEEEPDVILLDVHFEGSGLSGVEILPFIREEYPYIPVILLTGMDAEATDEAQSDVFTFFIPKPVTEDHLLRMLHFYLGKSKKSAERINSLINEMEEVKGYHLLLEQEVEELQTEQRRLESISKEGKSNGKGFEKISEILESLLTKSEALPSFIEDLEKLYSTQFKLFKKVIETLIRFDVQDSGTPGMNIHKVQGTQNVFSARLSRKVRLFYYSSAKTARKRLIRLDIYHDTKGMDKWIKNNYHSYAEIEE; this is encoded by the coding sequence ATGAGTCCGGTTCAGGAACAACTTTTTTTTGTATTAGCGGATGATGATCCACGATTACATGAATATACGGTTTCGATTCTTCGTGAGGCAGGATTACTTGAAAAACATGAATCCTTTTATGACCCGATTTCTTTTCTGGCCTTTTTAAAAGAGTCAGAAGAAGAACCGGATGTAATCCTGCTTGATGTTCACTTTGAAGGATCAGGGTTAAGCGGAGTTGAAATACTTCCCTTTATCCGTGAAGAATATCCTTATATTCCTGTTATTCTACTGACAGGAATGGACGCTGAAGCAACTGACGAAGCGCAGTCTGATGTTTTCACTTTTTTCATACCAAAACCTGTTACTGAAGATCATCTCCTCAGAATGCTGCACTTTTACCTAGGCAAAAGTAAAAAAAGTGCAGAGAGAATCAACAGCCTCATTAATGAGATGGAAGAGGTTAAAGGATATCACCTGCTTCTGGAACAAGAAGTCGAAGAACTCCAGACCGAACAGCGCAGGCTTGAGTCTATTTCTAAAGAAGGCAAATCAAATGGTAAGGGATTTGAAAAAATTTCAGAGATTCTGGAATCCCTTCTTACCAAAAGCGAAGCATTGCCCAGTTTCATTGAAGACCTCGAAAAACTTTACTCTACACAGTTCAAGCTGTTTAAAAAAGTTATTGAAACTCTCATAAGGTTTGATGTGCAAGACTCCGGAACTCCGGGTATGAATATCCATAAGGTACAAGGTACCCAAAATGTATTCAGTGCAAGATTGTCGCGAAAAGTCCGCCTTTTCTATTATAGCTCAGCCAAGACAGCCAGAAAAAGATTAATAAGATTAGATATTTATCATGATACTAAGGGGATGGACAAGTGGATTAAAAACAACTACCATTCTTACGCTGAAATTGAAGAATAG
- a CDS encoding Tfp pilus assembly protein FimT/FimU → MPKHSQRARLSGFTFIELLIVLIIVGIGWFTLMPNLNLAGNKEKDSLNLVNAFIYKARSEAVETDSKQTLYINFEKGLVKWDGDEIALPGRVVSGHLNEEPLGGDGVKFYIYPEGFSDEVRLVFADGVTLSLDPLSVRFVEM, encoded by the coding sequence ATGCCTAAGCATTCACAGCGAGCCCGTTTGAGCGGATTTACATTTATTGAATTATTAATTGTTCTTATAATAGTGGGCATAGGCTGGTTTACGCTTATGCCCAATCTTAACCTTGCGGGTAATAAAGAAAAAGACTCTTTAAATCTCGTTAACGCTTTTATTTATAAAGCGCGCTCTGAAGCTGTTGAAACTGATTCCAAGCAGACTCTTTATATTAACTTTGAAAAAGGGCTCGTGAAGTGGGATGGTGATGAAATAGCTCTTCCCGGAAGAGTTGTCAGCGGTCATCTTAATGAAGAGCCACTTGGCGGGGATGGTGTAAAATTTTACATTTATCCCGAAGGTTTCAGCGATGAGGTCAGACTTGTTTTTGCTGACGGAGTGACGCTGTCTCTTGACCCATTGTCTGTAAGATTTGTGGAGATGTAG